A single genomic interval of Vulpes vulpes isolate BD-2025 chromosome 3, VulVul3, whole genome shotgun sequence harbors:
- the LOC112910002 gene encoding heterogeneous nuclear ribonucleoprotein C: MASNVTNKTDPRSMNSRVFIGNLNTLVVKKSDVEAIFSKYGKIVGCSVHKGFAFVQYVNERNARAAVAGEDGRMIAGQVLDINLAAEPKVSRGKAGVKRSAAEMYGSSFDLDYDFQRDYYDRMYSYPARVPPPPPIARAVVPSKRQRVSGNTSRRGKSGFNSKSGQRGSSSKSGKLKGDDLQTIKKELTQIKQKVDSLLESLEKN; the protein is encoded by the exons ATGGCCAGCAATGTTACCAACAAGACAGATCCTCGCTCCATGAACTCCCGTGTATTCATTGGGAATCTCAATACTCTTGTGGTCAAGAAATCTGATGTGGAGGCAATCTTCTCAAAATACGGCAAAATTGTGGGTTGCTCTGTTCATAAAGGCTTTGCCTTCGTTCAGTATGTTAATGAGAGAAATGCCCGGGCTGCTGTGGCAGGAGAGGATGGCAGAATGATTGCCGGCCAGGTTTTAGATATTAATCTGGCTGCAGAGCCAAAAGTGAGCCGAGGAAAAGCAGGCGTGAAACGATCTGCAGCGGAGATGTACGG CTCCTCTTTTGATTTGGACTATGACTTTCAACGAGATTATTATGACAGGATGTACAGTTACCCAGCACGTgtaccccctcctcctccaattGCTCGCGCTGTGGTTCCCTCAAAACGTCAGCGTGTATCAGGAAACACCTCACGAAGGGGCAAAAGTGGCTTCAATTCTAAGAGTGGACAGCGAGGATCTTCTTCCAAGTCTGGAAAGTTGAAAGGAGATGACCTTCAAACCATTAAGAAGGAATTGACccagataaaacaaaaagtggaTTCTCTACTGGAAAGCctggaaaaaaattga